Proteins encoded together in one Deinococcus irradiatisoli window:
- a CDS encoding M15 family metallopeptidase, giving the protein MKAENPALYAATGTAGMLCVRCIRGYPKVPSNHAFGAAIDLKMNGQLVPLNAPWAQKGTLDLYHYFHAEGWYWGADWDRPDSMHFEVSDEKMRIWGALGMI; this is encoded by the coding sequence GTGAAGGCCGAGAACCCGGCGCTGTACGCGGCGACAGGCACGGCCGGCATGCTCTGTGTGCGCTGCATTCGCGGCTATCCGAAGGTGCCCAGCAACCATGCCTTCGGCGCAGCGATCGACCTGAAGATGAACGGCCAGCTGGTGCCGCTCAACGCCCCCTGGGCTCAAAAGGGAACCCTGGATTTGTACCACTACTTCCATGCCGAGGGCTGGTACTGGGGGGCCGACTGGGACCGCCCCGACAGCATGCACTTCGAGGTCAGCGACGAAAAAATGCGGATCTGGGGAGCCCTCGGTATGATCTGA
- a CDS encoding DUF4304 domain-containing protein, translating to MAMFRCPPALSYAARHAGYQGSGQTMHATSDGFVWVLNVQRSHDGIHFYVNLGAHPLRLLQDSSSVSSLKEGECAFRTRVGERWLREPLDEKLGLVFSQTESVFRAEILAGVEQMPTTAPEDISIRGYHAEHHFLLFAQICEAYGQPQQALRLLEWGRPRVRPNATGLLQKVALFRQRLEG from the coding sequence ATGGCGATGTTCCGCTGCCCTCCAGCTTTGAGTTATGCGGCACGACACGCCGGATATCAGGGAAGCGGACAAACCATGCACGCAACAAGCGATGGGTTTGTCTGGGTCTTAAACGTACAGCGAAGCCACGATGGCATCCATTTCTACGTCAATCTGGGTGCCCATCCACTCCGCCTGCTCCAGGACAGTTCATCCGTGTCGTCGTTGAAGGAGGGGGAGTGTGCATTTCGCACCCGTGTTGGTGAACGTTGGCTACGAGAGCCGTTGGACGAGAAGCTTGGGCTGGTCTTCTCCCAGACCGAATCCGTCTTCCGAGCGGAGATCCTGGCAGGTGTAGAGCAAATGCCGACCACTGCTCCTGAGGACATTTCGATTCGTGGGTATCATGCTGAACACCATTTTCTGTTATTCGCACAGATTTGCGAGGCATATGGTCAGCCGCAGCAAGCACTGCGGCTGCTGGAGTGGGGACGTCCTCGTGTACGACCAAACGCGACGGGACTGCTGCAGAAGGTTGCGCTTTTCAGGCAGCGTTTGGAAGGTTGA
- a CDS encoding IS701 family transposase, protein MTTPRNWQRAFGGFLSAYLDLLDNGKQRACLPRYVRGLLAPLERKSIQPMAEHVCIPYQRLHHFLNVSAWDTGAFEVLLRQQAQQLCGGKNAVLVIDDTALPKSGEASVGVTHQYCGALGKIANCQSLITLTLSDGRLFAPLGMRLFLPTSWTQDPERCGQAGVPAERQQYKSKSEIALEELDRVREAGVTFKVVLADAGYGIGKAFRQGLTQRGLTWAVGIVGIQKVFSLQVTLTDPPQQTGGRPGKHALTSETAQAVKDVLHGFPPYRWHTVKGGKTSRWVAMRVRIADGVPNKRGLHLPGEEVWIIGEKRRGGVVKYYATNHPAGTPLTHLVRDIKARWACEILHLQCKEELGLDHFEGRSLQGLEHHVVLVLLTLLFLQTLRSPRGERSQQDVTVPQARRAASHALETLLPARCPHCGEHIRCPPRSSVNLPNAA, encoded by the coding sequence ATGACGACCCCACGGAATTGGCAGCGGGCGTTTGGTGGATTCCTGTCGGCATACCTAGACCTGCTCGACAACGGCAAGCAGCGCGCCTGTCTGCCCCGCTATGTCCGCGGTTTGTTGGCGCCGTTGGAACGCAAGAGTATTCAGCCCATGGCTGAACACGTTTGCATACCGTATCAGCGATTGCACCATTTCCTGAATGTCAGTGCGTGGGATACAGGGGCATTCGAAGTTCTGTTGAGGCAGCAGGCACAGCAACTGTGTGGCGGCAAGAACGCGGTCCTGGTCATTGACGACACCGCATTGCCCAAGAGCGGGGAGGCCAGTGTCGGCGTGACTCATCAGTACTGTGGCGCTCTGGGCAAAATCGCCAATTGCCAATCCCTCATCACCCTGACCTTGTCCGATGGCCGTCTCTTTGCACCACTGGGCATGCGGCTCTTCCTTCCCACCTCATGGACCCAAGATCCAGAACGTTGTGGGCAAGCTGGCGTTCCTGCGGAACGCCAGCAGTACAAGTCCAAAAGCGAGATTGCCCTGGAAGAGCTGGACCGAGTACGCGAAGCCGGCGTGACTTTCAAAGTTGTGCTGGCCGATGCTGGGTACGGCATCGGCAAAGCGTTTCGCCAAGGGTTGACGCAGCGGGGCTTGACCTGGGCGGTGGGCATTGTGGGCATCCAGAAGGTCTTCAGCCTGCAGGTGACACTCACCGATCCCCCGCAGCAGACGGGAGGCCGACCCGGAAAACATGCCCTCACCAGTGAGACGGCACAGGCTGTCAAAGATGTGCTGCACGGCTTCCCGCCGTACCGCTGGCATACGGTCAAAGGGGGTAAGACCTCGCGCTGGGTGGCGATGCGCGTGCGCATCGCCGATGGCGTGCCGAACAAACGAGGTCTGCATCTCCCTGGTGAGGAGGTGTGGATTATTGGGGAGAAACGCCGTGGTGGTGTCGTCAAGTATTACGCCACCAACCACCCAGCTGGCACACCACTCACGCACCTCGTCCGTGACATCAAAGCCCGCTGGGCGTGCGAGATCCTCCATCTGCAATGTAAGGAAGAACTCGGGCTCGACCACTTTGAGGGACGCTCACTTCAGGGTCTGGAACATCATGTCGTCCTGGTTCTGCTGACCTTGTTATTTCTTCAGACCCTTCGTTCTCCTCGAGGAGAACGTTCCCAGCAGGATGTCACCGTGCCACAAGCAAGAAGAGCTGCAAGCCACGCTCTCGAGACTCTCCTCCCTGCTCGATGTCCACATTGCGGCGAACACATCAGATGCCCACCGCGCTCTTCAGTCAACCTTCCAAACGCTGCCTGA
- a CDS encoding L-lactate dehydrogenase → MTKVSIVGAGYVGAATAFAMVLRGTCSELVLVDKNEAKARAEAADISHATPISHATRVSAGSYADLSGAHLVVLTAGANQRPGESRLELLARNAAVFREMVPQVLGAAPEATLLIATNPVDVMTQLSAQLAGPERAARVFGSGTVLDTARLRALIAAQANVDPQHVHGYVLGEHGDSEVVAWSGVTIAGLGLEKFMDAAHKPWNAEVQAQTEHAVRHAAAEIIAVKGMTAYGIGAALARITEAVLRDRRSVLTVSAVHGRYGAALSLPRVVGGAGLLETLTLPLSAAEEAALERSAQVLREAGQQVL, encoded by the coding sequence ATGACGAAAGTGAGCATTGTGGGAGCAGGATACGTCGGTGCGGCGACCGCCTTCGCCATGGTGCTGCGGGGCACCTGTAGCGAGCTGGTTCTGGTCGACAAGAACGAAGCCAAAGCGCGCGCCGAGGCGGCCGATATCAGTCACGCCACCCCGATTTCCCACGCCACGCGCGTGTCGGCCGGGTCCTACGCCGACCTGAGCGGCGCGCACCTGGTGGTGTTGACGGCCGGGGCCAACCAGCGGCCCGGGGAATCGCGCCTCGAACTGCTCGCCCGCAACGCCGCCGTCTTCCGGGAGATGGTGCCGCAGGTGCTTGGCGCGGCGCCCGAGGCCACCCTGCTGATCGCCACCAATCCGGTCGACGTGATGACCCAGCTCAGCGCCCAGCTGGCAGGCCCCGAGCGGGCCGCGCGCGTCTTCGGCTCGGGCACGGTGCTGGACACCGCCCGGTTGCGCGCCCTGATCGCCGCCCAGGCCAATGTCGATCCGCAGCACGTTCACGGCTACGTGCTCGGCGAGCACGGCGATTCGGAGGTCGTGGCCTGGTCCGGCGTGACCATCGCCGGCCTCGGCCTGGAGAAGTTCATGGACGCCGCCCACAAGCCCTGGAACGCCGAGGTGCAGGCCCAGACCGAACATGCCGTGCGGCATGCCGCCGCCGAGATCATCGCCGTCAAGGGCATGACCGCCTACGGCATCGGCGCGGCGCTGGCCCGCATCACCGAAGCGGTGCTGCGAGACCGGCGCTCGGTGCTGACGGTCTCGGCGGTGCATGGGCGCTACGGCGCGGCTCTTTCGCTGCCGCGTGTCGTGGGAGGTGCCGGCCTCCTCGAAACCCTGACGCTGCCGCTCTCGGCCGCCGAGGAAGCGGCCCTGGAGCGCAGCGCCCAGGTGCTGCGGGAAGCGGGGCAGCAGGTGCTCTGA
- a CDS encoding GNAT family N-acetyltransferase, giving the protein MTRVLPFVRPAASQDVPQAVQTLAAAFADYPWTRHTVAADRHVWRIERLQELFLTRFGLPYGRVWVTGDVRAVAVWTTPDTAPPASLGEELDPLVAELTGDRADVSARAEALMAPHRPAGPAWTLQTVAVHPEAQGRGLGSAVLRPGLEAAAQAGLPAYLETSSERNVRFYERLGFAVTARVTLPEGGPLTWSMVRAPSGPH; this is encoded by the coding sequence ATGACCCGTGTTCTTCCGTTCGTTCGCCCCGCCGCCTCGCAAGACGTGCCGCAGGCGGTCCAGACCCTCGCCGCCGCGTTTGCCGACTACCCCTGGACGCGCCACACCGTGGCGGCCGACCGGCACGTCTGGCGTATAGAACGGCTGCAGGAACTTTTTCTTACCAGGTTCGGGCTGCCTTACGGACGGGTATGGGTGACAGGCGACGTGCGGGCGGTGGCGGTGTGGACCACGCCGGACACGGCGCCCCCCGCTTCCCTCGGCGAGGAGCTGGACCCGCTGGTCGCCGAGTTGACCGGCGACCGCGCCGACGTTTCGGCCCGCGCCGAAGCGCTGATGGCGCCGCACCGACCGGCGGGTCCGGCCTGGACCCTTCAGACGGTGGCGGTTCATCCTGAAGCCCAGGGGCGCGGACTGGGAAGCGCCGTGCTGCGACCGGGCCTGGAGGCCGCCGCGCAGGCCGGTTTGCCCGCCTACCTCGAAACGTCGAGTGAGCGCAACGTCCGCTTTTATGAGCGCCTCGGCTTTGCCGTCACGGCGCGGGTGACGTTGCCGGAAGGCGGCCCCCTGACCTGGAGCATGGTCCGCGCTCCCTCTGGGCCGCACTGA
- a CDS encoding bacteriorhodopsin, translated as MGQKYRIAMLVSGLVVSIAGYHYLRIFNSWDAAYTLQNGSYVFSGQPFNDAYRYVDWLLTVPLLLLETVAVLALPAVQGRSLIWRMVIASALMIALGYPGEVGSLTARFWWGLASTVPFVYILWLLWGELGRAAARQTPEVQLYSRNMKLLLLLSWGVYPIAYALPMLGITGAGAVVSVQVGYTIADVLAKPIFGLLAYAIAITKTRQDLGLTADDDLISVPAGVTGLNPSAAD; from the coding sequence GTGGGCCAGAAGTACCGCATCGCCATGCTGGTGTCGGGCCTGGTGGTCAGCATCGCTGGCTACCACTACCTGCGGATTTTCAACAGCTGGGACGCGGCCTACACGTTGCAAAACGGTTCGTACGTTTTCAGCGGTCAGCCCTTCAACGACGCCTACCGCTACGTCGACTGGCTGCTGACAGTGCCGCTGCTGCTGCTGGAAACGGTCGCGGTGCTGGCGCTGCCCGCCGTTCAGGGGCGCAGCTTGATCTGGCGCATGGTGATCGCTTCGGCGCTGATGATCGCCCTGGGCTACCCCGGTGAAGTCGGTTCGCTGACGGCCCGCTTCTGGTGGGGCCTGGCCAGCACCGTGCCGTTCGTGTACATTTTGTGGCTGCTGTGGGGCGAACTCGGCCGCGCCGCGGCGCGTCAGACGCCGGAAGTGCAGCTCTACTCGCGGAACATGAAGCTGCTGCTGCTGCTGTCGTGGGGCGTGTATCCCATCGCCTACGCCCTGCCGATGCTGGGCATCACCGGCGCCGGCGCGGTGGTGAGCGTGCAGGTCGGCTACACCATCGCCGACGTGCTGGCCAAGCCGATCTTCGGGCTGCTGGCCTACGCCATTGCGATCACCAAGACCCGCCAGGACCTGGGCCTCACCGCCGACGACGATCTGATCAGCGTTCCGGCGGGCGTTACAGGCCTGAACCCCAGCGCGGCGGACTGA
- a CDS encoding Brp/Blh family beta-carotene 15,15'-dioxygenase, whose protein sequence is MPSSDVQVLPTRLNFSRRPAAARVLSFVPVLSLLLLLLAWLVVPAALERLMYLPLLISTVLLGIPHGALDHQVPARLGWRWGRRPWVGLYLLGYLLLAAGVLLCWLRFPDATFWGFLLMSLLHWGQGDVHHLERVQGRRRAARWSALLAVLARGSLPILVPLLRFPDWFARLSAGIHQVFHLPSPGGALLPPPWPMLLGAGVALLLAAYVADTLRSSRRPRLELAETGVLLLTFLVVPTPLAIGIYFSLWHAWRHLDRLLNLRVYTEQAPPRRTWHLALDLLPISVIALGLLSALYFWARPHVQTQETFAALYLALIAALTLPHALLVAVMDENPAPARQA, encoded by the coding sequence ATGCCCAGTTCCGATGTCCAGGTTCTGCCGACCCGCCTGAACTTCTCCCGGCGTCCAGCCGCCGCGCGGGTGCTGAGCTTCGTGCCGGTGCTCAGCTTGCTGTTGCTGCTGCTGGCCTGGCTGGTGGTGCCCGCCGCGCTGGAGCGGCTGATGTACCTTCCCCTGCTGATCAGCACGGTGCTGCTGGGCATTCCGCACGGCGCGCTCGACCACCAGGTGCCGGCCCGGTTGGGGTGGCGCTGGGGCCGGCGGCCCTGGGTGGGGCTCTACCTGCTGGGGTACCTGCTGCTGGCCGCCGGGGTCTTGCTGTGCTGGCTCCGTTTTCCGGACGCCACCTTCTGGGGCTTTTTGCTGATGTCGCTGCTGCACTGGGGTCAGGGCGACGTGCACCACCTCGAACGGGTGCAGGGCCGGCGGCGGGCCGCGCGCTGGAGCGCGCTGCTGGCGGTGCTGGCGCGGGGCAGCCTGCCGATTCTGGTGCCGCTGCTGCGCTTTCCGGACTGGTTCGCGCGGCTGTCGGCCGGGATTCATCAGGTCTTTCATCTGCCGTCACCCGGCGGCGCGCTGCTGCCCCCGCCCTGGCCGATGCTGCTGGGAGCGGGCGTGGCCCTGCTGCTGGCGGCTTACGTCGCCGATACCCTGCGCTCGAGCCGTCGGCCGCGCCTGGAACTCGCCGAAACCGGCGTGTTGCTGCTGACTTTTCTGGTGGTGCCCACGCCGCTGGCGATCGGCATCTACTTCTCGCTGTGGCACGCCTGGAGGCACCTGGACCGCTTGCTGAATCTGCGGGTCTACACCGAACAAGCCCCGCCCCGGCGCACCTGGCACCTGGCGCTGGATCTGCTGCCCATCAGCGTGATCGCCCTGGGCCTGCTGAGCGCGCTGTACTTCTGGGCGAGGCCCCATGTGCAGACCCAGGAAACCTTCGCGGCGCTCTACCTGGCCCTGATCGCGGCGCTGACCTTGCCGCACGCCCTGCTGGTCGCGGTGATGGACGAGAACCCTGCCCCGGCACGTCAGGCGTAG
- a CDS encoding ABC transporter substrate-binding protein has protein sequence MRSAKKLTALLTFSLLAQAAAQTLTVGLDADVVRLDPALSAAATDRQVLYQIFDRLVDVDDNLKIVPSVAKSWKISNGGLTYTLTLRSGIKFHDGTPLDAAAVKYSLERNMTLDGSSRKNELAVIKSVTAVNPTTVRLDLDAPFGPLLSILADRAGMIVSPAAAKAAGADFGRDPVGSGPFKFVSRVPQDNVTLNANTAYWDGAPKIDKLVYRPFPDGDVRYANLLSGGAQVIVLDAKDVTKLESNKNFEVMNIPTLGFQGIWLNTTRPPFNNKLVRQAVAETIDRNAVTSVVFRNLAKPAAGPFPPGTPANSTSIKVPTPNIADAKKKLQQAGQSNLTFTLIAGTGTITSQLTQVYQAMMAQAGINMKIELLDNGALSTRATSYNFDAALLNWSGRVDPDGNIYDWVRTGGAYNYGRYSNKDVDALLAKARTQSAISARKATYNVALGKVLDDMPYIWVYHQNLLYGVSNKVTGLKPSADGILRYKDVDLK, from the coding sequence ATGCGCAGCGCCAAGAAATTGACCGCCCTGTTGACCTTTAGCCTGCTCGCCCAGGCCGCCGCCCAGACCCTCACGGTCGGCCTGGACGCCGACGTGGTGCGGCTCGATCCGGCGCTGTCGGCGGCGGCGACCGATAGGCAGGTGCTGTACCAGATCTTCGACCGCCTGGTCGATGTGGACGACAACCTCAAGATCGTTCCCTCGGTCGCCAAGAGCTGGAAGATCAGCAACGGCGGCCTGACCTATACCCTGACGCTGCGCAGCGGCATCAAGTTCCACGACGGCACCCCGCTCGACGCGGCGGCCGTGAAGTACTCGCTGGAGCGCAACATGACGCTCGACGGCAGTTCGAGAAAAAACGAGCTGGCGGTGATCAAGAGCGTCACGGCCGTCAACCCCACCACCGTTCGCCTCGATCTCGACGCGCCGTTCGGACCGCTGCTGTCGATTCTGGCCGACCGCGCCGGCATGATCGTTTCGCCGGCAGCCGCCAAAGCCGCCGGGGCCGATTTCGGCCGCGATCCGGTGGGCAGCGGGCCGTTCAAGTTCGTCAGCCGGGTGCCGCAGGACAACGTGACCCTGAACGCCAACACCGCATACTGGGACGGCGCGCCCAAGATCGACAAACTGGTCTACCGCCCCTTCCCCGACGGCGACGTGCGCTACGCCAACCTGCTCTCCGGCGGCGCGCAAGTGATCGTGCTCGACGCCAAAGACGTCACCAAGCTCGAAAGCAACAAGAACTTCGAGGTCATGAACATCCCCACGCTGGGCTTTCAGGGCATCTGGCTCAACACCACCCGGCCGCCGTTCAACAACAAACTGGTGCGGCAGGCAGTGGCCGAGACCATCGACCGCAACGCCGTCACCAGCGTGGTGTTCCGCAACCTCGCCAAGCCGGCGGCGGGGCCGTTTCCGCCGGGCACGCCGGCCAACAGCACCAGCATCAAGGTGCCCACACCGAACATCGCCGACGCCAAGAAGAAATTGCAGCAGGCCGGGCAGAGTAACCTCACCTTTACCCTGATCGCCGGCACCGGCACCATCACCTCGCAGCTCACCCAGGTGTACCAGGCGATGATGGCCCAGGCCGGCATCAACATGAAAATCGAGCTGCTCGACAACGGCGCCCTGAGCACCCGCGCCACTTCCTACAACTTCGATGCCGCCCTGCTCAACTGGAGCGGCCGGGTGGACCCCGACGGCAACATCTACGACTGGGTGCGGACCGGCGGCGCGTACAACTACGGGCGCTACAGCAACAAGGACGTGGACGCCCTGCTCGCCAAGGCCCGCACCCAAAGCGCCATCAGCGCCCGTAAAGCCACCTATAACGTCGCGCTCGGCAAAGTCCTCGACGACATGCCCTACATCTGGGTGTACCACCAGAACCTGCTCTACGGCGTGAGCAACAAGGTCACCGGGCTCAAGCCCAGCGCCGACGGCATCCTTCGCTACAAGGACGTGGACCTCAAGTAA
- a CDS encoding IclR family transcriptional regulator: MPDSQTTVSYGITALGSALQVLEVIGQSPGLRASQIAAETGLTKSKVFRILRTLQEAEYVRLDQRHAAYLDRAAFLLGKHAAEQYSLARSAQPVLDQLAAETQESVHLVVREGLHSLVIDVRTSPQPVRMYAQVGRIGPLHAGGTSKVLLAYAPPEVIDMVLASPLSRYTDATLDSPGELRPLLAQIRQDGYHVAVSDLSDQTFSVAAPVFDHHGEVAAALSVAGPLMRLDASRQERYLRLVRAAAARLLGT, translated from the coding sequence ATGCCAGACAGCCAGACAACTGTGTCTTACGGCATCACCGCTTTGGGCTCGGCCCTGCAGGTGCTCGAGGTGATAGGCCAGTCGCCGGGCCTGAGGGCTTCCCAGATCGCCGCCGAGACTGGCCTCACCAAGAGCAAGGTCTTCCGGATTCTGCGGACCCTTCAGGAAGCCGAGTATGTCCGGCTCGATCAGCGCCACGCCGCCTACCTGGACCGGGCGGCTTTTCTGCTGGGCAAGCACGCCGCCGAGCAGTACAGCCTGGCGCGCAGCGCCCAGCCGGTGCTCGATCAGCTGGCCGCCGAGACGCAGGAAAGCGTGCATCTGGTGGTGCGCGAGGGGCTGCACAGCCTGGTGATCGACGTGAGGACGTCCCCGCAGCCGGTTCGCATGTACGCCCAGGTCGGCCGCATCGGACCGCTGCACGCCGGCGGCACGTCCAAGGTGCTGCTGGCCTACGCGCCGCCGGAGGTGATCGACATGGTGCTGGCTTCGCCGCTGAGCCGCTACACCGACGCGACGCTGGATTCTCCGGGAGAGTTGCGGCCCCTGCTGGCCCAGATCCGGCAGGACGGCTACCACGTGGCCGTCTCGGACCTCAGCGATCAGACCTTCTCGGTGGCGGCCCCGGTGTTCGACCACCACGGCGAAGTCGCCGCCGCCCTGAGCGTGGCCGGGCCGCTAATGCGCCTCGACGCTTCCCGGCAGGAACGCTACCTGCGGCTGGTCCGGGCGGCGGCGGCCCGGCTGCTGGGCACCTGA